From the Microbacterium sp. W4I4 genome, one window contains:
- a CDS encoding alpha/beta fold hydrolase: protein MTVQVVLVHGIRTSATMWRAQLAHLDAAGVPATAVDLPGHGTRMDEDFTLHEALHTIDAAVRAAAEAGPVLLVGHSMGGLLSLAYTGGAEPPPVAGLVAASCSALPRGAALRAYRLLAGAMDSLPGRGRWLSDRVLAATIPLDTRTDFGAGGYALDAQDAALRSLAALDIAAAVARIDIPLWFVNGQFDQLRVNERLFRRLAPQAELILVPRTTHLVTAMRPQAFNAVLGLALAVVQARS from the coding sequence GTGACCGTTCAAGTCGTCCTGGTGCACGGCATCCGCACCTCCGCCACGATGTGGCGCGCGCAGCTCGCCCATCTGGACGCGGCGGGCGTACCCGCGACGGCCGTTGATCTGCCCGGGCACGGCACGCGGATGGACGAGGACTTCACGCTGCACGAGGCGCTGCACACGATCGACGCGGCCGTCCGTGCGGCGGCAGAGGCTGGGCCCGTGCTCCTGGTCGGGCACTCGATGGGCGGGCTGCTCTCGCTCGCGTACACGGGTGGAGCGGAGCCGCCGCCTGTGGCGGGCCTGGTGGCGGCGTCGTGCAGCGCCCTCCCCCGCGGCGCCGCTCTGCGGGCCTACCGCCTGCTCGCCGGGGCGATGGACTCGCTTCCGGGTCGTGGGCGCTGGCTCAGCGACCGGGTGCTGGCGGCGACGATCCCCCTCGACACGCGCACCGACTTCGGAGCGGGCGGATATGCGCTGGACGCACAGGATGCCGCACTGCGCAGTCTCGCCGCACTGGACATCGCCGCGGCGGTCGCACGCATCGACATCCCGCTGTGGTTCGTGAACGGTCAGTTCGACCAGTTGCGCGTGAATGAGCGGCTGTTCCGTCGACTGGCTCCGCAGGCGGAGCTGATCCTCGTGCCGCGGACGACGCATCTGGTGACCGCCATGCGACCGCAGGCGTTCAATGCGGTGCTGGGACTGGCTCTGGCTGTCGTGCAAGCCCGGTCATGA
- a CDS encoding ComEC/Rec2 family competence protein yields the protein MKDLRTSLLAVILWASALLCIQLPMIALPMAGACGTGAVLALVACRVTRASGLRMNGLVVLTLLCCCAVGLSVAAAQPQRAVLGESDGRAVAAIVTVSSSTSVGSDGRLWFDAQTIRFGAPGDMDPISASVRIGVDPVDGVDLGAVVEVSGQAKGTEPSEQAGLVIFATDAEVVSPASGIFAIAASTRAEFVARATRLPEPGAGLLPGLAVGDTRAVSEQLNAAMLASGLSHLTAVSGANCMIVVAAVFWLVSLAGGSRLLRVALSLLALGAFVVLVTPEASVVRAAVMAALAMLSVLLGRPSAGLAMLSLAVCGLLIADPWFAASPGFALSAAATAALLVLSRPLLRGLGRWMPVPLALALSVPLAAQVVCGPIIALFSEQQSLVGVAANLIAAPAAPIATVIGLLACLTSAVPAVADLLAAAAWLPAAWIDMTATVSAGLPGATIAVVAGPVAAMLVGVISTAATVVLVWPRSRRLRTASVVVLVVALGLGGSRMLLDGPLARLTSPGEWTIAMCDIGQGDAVLIRSADRIALIDTGPDPDALRSCLAQTGVSRIDLLVLTHFDLDHVGGTSAVVGRVGTVLHGPVAEDDEHRMLADLAGAGATVRDASIGMSGSLGEARWKVLWPEADPVVFPSGNDASVVLEIAGGGIPRALLLGDLGAVSQRMLLASGRVRGTYAVVKVAHHGSGDQEPELYAEVRAPVALIGVGADNDYGHPRAETLAFLDAVGSRALRTDLRGLILVGARKDELLVWSAKSPPDGG from the coding sequence GTGAAGGACCTGCGCACGAGCCTGCTGGCGGTCATCCTCTGGGCGTCCGCGCTGCTGTGCATCCAGCTGCCGATGATCGCCCTGCCGATGGCGGGCGCATGCGGCACCGGAGCGGTGCTGGCACTGGTCGCCTGCCGCGTGACGCGGGCGAGCGGCCTGCGGATGAACGGGCTGGTCGTGCTGACCCTGCTGTGCTGCTGCGCCGTCGGGCTGAGCGTCGCCGCGGCCCAGCCGCAGCGCGCGGTGCTCGGCGAGTCCGACGGGCGGGCTGTGGCGGCGATCGTGACGGTGTCGTCCTCGACATCCGTGGGTTCCGACGGACGCCTCTGGTTCGATGCGCAGACGATTCGGTTCGGCGCGCCGGGAGACATGGATCCGATCAGTGCGTCCGTGCGGATCGGAGTGGACCCCGTGGACGGCGTGGACCTGGGCGCCGTGGTGGAGGTGAGCGGGCAGGCCAAGGGAACCGAGCCCTCCGAGCAGGCTGGCCTGGTGATCTTCGCCACCGACGCGGAGGTCGTGTCGCCGGCATCCGGGATCTTCGCGATCGCGGCGAGCACGCGGGCGGAGTTCGTCGCCCGTGCCACCCGGCTGCCCGAGCCGGGCGCCGGCTTGCTGCCCGGCCTGGCGGTCGGCGACACCAGGGCGGTCTCCGAGCAGCTGAACGCGGCGATGCTGGCATCCGGGCTCAGTCACCTGACGGCGGTCAGCGGAGCGAACTGCATGATCGTCGTCGCGGCCGTGTTCTGGCTCGTCTCCCTCGCGGGCGGAAGCCGATTGCTGCGGGTGGCGCTGTCGCTGCTCGCGCTGGGCGCGTTCGTCGTGCTCGTCACTCCGGAGGCGAGCGTCGTGCGCGCGGCGGTGATGGCGGCGCTGGCGATGCTGAGCGTGCTGCTGGGGCGCCCCAGCGCAGGGCTGGCGATGCTCTCGCTGGCCGTGTGCGGCCTGCTGATCGCCGATCCCTGGTTCGCCGCCTCACCAGGCTTCGCGCTGTCGGCCGCCGCGACAGCGGCGCTGCTGGTGCTGTCCCGACCGCTGCTGCGGGGTCTGGGGCGATGGATGCCGGTGCCGCTCGCGCTCGCACTGTCGGTGCCGCTGGCGGCTCAGGTGGTGTGCGGGCCGATCATCGCGCTGTTCTCGGAGCAGCAGTCGCTCGTCGGCGTCGCCGCGAACCTCATCGCCGCGCCGGCCGCACCGATCGCCACGGTGATCGGGCTGCTGGCCTGTCTGACCTCGGCGGTGCCGGCGGTGGCCGATCTGCTGGCCGCGGCGGCCTGGCTGCCCGCCGCGTGGATCGACATGACGGCGACCGTCAGCGCCGGGCTTCCCGGCGCCACGATCGCCGTGGTCGCGGGCCCGGTCGCGGCGATGCTCGTCGGTGTGATCAGCACGGCCGCCACCGTCGTGCTCGTCTGGCCGCGGTCGCGGAGGCTGCGGACGGCCTCCGTGGTCGTCCTGGTCGTCGCTCTGGGGCTCGGCGGGTCTCGGATGCTCCTGGACGGTCCGCTGGCGAGGCTGACGAGTCCGGGGGAGTGGACCATCGCGATGTGCGACATCGGACAGGGGGATGCCGTGCTCATCCGCTCCGCCGACCGGATCGCACTCATCGACACCGGGCCCGATCCGGACGCGCTGCGGTCGTGCCTCGCTCAGACCGGAGTCTCCCGCATCGATCTGCTGGTGCTCACCCACTTCGACCTGGACCACGTCGGCGGTACTTCCGCCGTGGTCGGCAGAGTCGGCACCGTGCTGCACGGACCGGTCGCCGAGGACGACGAGCACCGGATGCTGGCCGACCTCGCCGGTGCGGGCGCGACTGTGCGGGATGCGAGCATCGGCATGTCCGGCAGCCTCGGGGAGGCGCGCTGGAAGGTGCTCTGGCCCGAAGCGGACCCGGTGGTCTTCCCATCCGGGAACGATGCGAGCGTGGTGCTGGAGATCGCAGGCGGCGGGATCCCCCGAGCCCTGCTGCTCGGAGACCTGGGTGCGGTGTCCCAGCGGATGCTGCTCGCGTCGGGCCGGGTGCGCGGAACGTACGCGGTCGTGAAGGTCGCCCATCACGGCAGCGGTGACCAGGAGCCGGAGCTGTATGCCGAGGTGCGCGCGCCGGTCGCGCTGATCGGGGTCGGCGCGGACAACGACTACGGGCATCCGCGGGCCGAGACGCTGGCGTTCCTGGATGCCGTGGGCTCCCGTGCACTGCGCACCGACCTGCGCGGGCTCATCCTGGTCGGCGCGCGGAAGGACGAGCTGCTGGTCTGGTCGGCGAAGTCGCCGCCGGACGGCGGATGA
- the leuS gene encoding leucine--tRNA ligase — protein sequence MSAHDIQGKWQKYWAENETFRAGGADDDRPRKYILGMFPYPSGDLHMGHAINYLYPDIVARYWRHRGHNVLNPIGWDSFGLPAENAAIKRGADPREWTYKNIDQHKAGFRGYGMSYDWSRVLHTSDPEYYRWNQWLFLKLHERGLAYRRKSAVNWCPNDQTVLANEQVVDGRCERCGAEVVKKKLTQWYFKITDYADRLLDDLDGLEGHWPHKVLQMQRNWIGRSIGADVDFHIEGREAPVTVFSTRPDTLHGATFFVVAPDADLAAELASGASAEVRARFQDYLETVQKQTEIERQSTDRPKTGVFLERYAINPVNGEKLPIWAADYVLADYGHGAVMAVPAHDQRDLDFARAFDLPVRIVVDTTVDGGANEGGDLAELDPAVTGTALVGNGRMTGSGELDGLDKVAAIAATIERMEAAGTGRAAKNFRLRDWLISRQRFWGTPIPMLHLQDGSVVPVAEDRLPVTLPSVEGLDLRPKGTSPLGAAESWVRTVDSASGEPALRDTDTMDTFVDSSWYFLRFLSPNSDQFAFDPEEAKRWAPVDGYFGGVEHAILHLLYARFITKVLHDMGLIDFDEPFTNLVNQGMVIMDGAKMSKSKGNLVELSDLLGRYGADALRLGLAFAGPVEDDKEWNGVSISGAHKFLSRVLRVGDETSGPVGADAATGDAGLRRITHRLLADAPGLLEQTKFNVLVARLMELVNGIRKTIDTGAGAADPAVREAAETVALMLEPITPHTAEELWARLGHEPSVSAVPWPDADPALLVQDTVTTAVQVGGKVRATIDVPADISDAELEAAARADERVQRALEGKEIVRVIVRAPKIVNFAVKG from the coding sequence ATGTCCGCGCACGACATCCAGGGCAAGTGGCAGAAGTACTGGGCCGAGAACGAGACGTTCCGCGCCGGCGGCGCGGATGACGACCGCCCGCGCAAGTACATCCTCGGCATGTTCCCGTACCCCTCCGGCGACCTGCACATGGGGCACGCGATCAACTACCTGTATCCCGACATCGTGGCGCGGTACTGGCGTCACCGCGGGCACAACGTGCTCAACCCGATCGGCTGGGACTCGTTCGGCCTGCCCGCCGAGAACGCGGCCATCAAGCGCGGTGCGGACCCGCGCGAGTGGACCTACAAGAACATCGACCAGCACAAGGCCGGCTTCCGCGGCTACGGCATGTCGTACGACTGGTCGCGCGTGCTGCACACCTCCGATCCGGAGTACTACCGCTGGAACCAGTGGCTGTTCCTGAAGCTGCACGAGCGCGGCCTGGCATACCGCAGGAAGAGCGCCGTGAACTGGTGCCCGAACGACCAGACGGTGCTCGCCAACGAGCAGGTCGTCGACGGCCGTTGCGAGCGCTGCGGCGCCGAGGTCGTGAAGAAGAAGCTCACCCAGTGGTACTTCAAGATCACCGACTACGCCGACCGGCTGCTGGATGACCTGGACGGCCTCGAGGGGCACTGGCCGCACAAGGTGCTGCAGATGCAGCGCAACTGGATCGGCCGCTCCATCGGCGCGGACGTCGACTTCCACATCGAGGGCCGTGAGGCCCCGGTGACCGTGTTCTCCACGCGTCCCGACACCCTGCACGGCGCCACGTTCTTCGTGGTCGCCCCCGACGCCGACCTGGCCGCGGAGCTGGCATCCGGGGCTTCGGCCGAGGTGCGCGCGCGCTTCCAGGACTACCTGGAGACGGTGCAGAAGCAGACCGAGATCGAGCGGCAGTCCACCGACCGGCCCAAGACCGGCGTGTTCCTCGAGCGCTACGCCATCAACCCCGTCAACGGCGAGAAGCTGCCGATCTGGGCCGCCGATTACGTGCTGGCCGACTACGGCCACGGCGCGGTGATGGCCGTGCCCGCGCACGACCAGCGCGACCTGGACTTCGCTCGCGCCTTCGATCTGCCGGTGAGGATCGTGGTGGACACGACCGTCGACGGCGGCGCGAACGAGGGCGGCGACCTGGCCGAGCTGGATCCCGCCGTCACCGGTACGGCGCTGGTCGGCAACGGCCGGATGACCGGCTCCGGCGAGCTGGACGGTCTCGACAAGGTCGCCGCGATCGCGGCGACCATCGAGCGCATGGAGGCCGCCGGCACCGGTCGCGCGGCGAAGAACTTCCGCCTGCGCGACTGGCTGATCTCCCGTCAGCGCTTCTGGGGCACCCCGATCCCGATGCTGCACCTGCAGGACGGTTCGGTCGTTCCGGTGGCCGAGGACCGCCTGCCGGTCACTCTGCCGAGCGTGGAGGGACTGGATCTGCGTCCCAAGGGCACGTCGCCGCTGGGAGCGGCCGAGTCGTGGGTGCGCACGGTGGACTCGGCATCCGGCGAGCCGGCGCTGCGCGACACCGACACCATGGACACGTTCGTGGACAGCTCCTGGTACTTCCTGCGCTTCCTCTCGCCGAACAGCGATCAGTTCGCGTTCGACCCCGAAGAGGCCAAGCGCTGGGCGCCGGTGGACGGCTACTTCGGCGGCGTCGAGCACGCGATCCTGCACCTGCTGTACGCGCGGTTCATCACCAAGGTCCTGCACGACATGGGCCTGATCGACTTCGACGAGCCGTTCACCAACCTGGTCAACCAGGGCATGGTGATCATGGACGGCGCGAAGATGTCCAAGAGCAAGGGCAACCTCGTCGAACTGTCCGACCTGCTCGGCCGGTACGGGGCGGACGCCCTGCGCCTGGGCCTGGCATTCGCAGGCCCGGTGGAGGACGACAAGGAGTGGAACGGCGTGTCCATCTCGGGTGCGCACAAGTTCCTCTCCCGCGTGCTGCGCGTCGGCGACGAGACGTCCGGCCCGGTGGGTGCGGATGCCGCCACCGGAGATGCCGGACTCCGCCGCATCACGCACCGACTGCTCGCGGATGCGCCCGGACTGCTGGAGCAGACCAAGTTCAACGTGCTGGTCGCCCGTCTGATGGAGCTGGTCAACGGCATCCGCAAGACCATCGACACCGGTGCCGGCGCGGCGGATCCCGCCGTGCGCGAGGCCGCCGAGACCGTCGCACTGATGCTGGAGCCGATCACCCCGCACACCGCGGAGGAGCTGTGGGCGCGGCTCGGACACGAGCCGTCCGTCAGCGCCGTTCCGTGGCCGGATGCCGACCCCGCGCTGCTCGTTCAGGACACCGTCACCACGGCCGTGCAGGTGGGCGGCAAGGTGCGCGCGACGATCGACGTGCCCGCCGACATCTCGGATGCCGAGCTGGAGGCCGCGGCCCGTGCCGACGAGCGCGTGCAGCGGGCCCTGGAGGGCAAGGAGATCGTGCGGGTGATCGTGCGCGCTCCGAAGATCGTGAACTTCGCCGTCAAGGGCTGA
- the rpsT gene encoding 30S ribosomal protein S20 encodes MANIKSQIKRNKTNLKAQERNKAVKSELRTVVRKTREAIGAGDKAAAEAALKVASVKLDKAVSKGVVHKNQASNRKSSIAKQVAAL; translated from the coding sequence GTGGCAAACATCAAGTCGCAGATCAAGCGCAACAAGACCAACCTGAAGGCTCAGGAGCGCAACAAGGCCGTCAAGAGCGAGCTGCGGACCGTCGTTCGCAAGACCCGCGAGGCCATCGGCGCCGGCGACAAGGCCGCCGCTGAGGCCGCCCTCAAGGTCGCATCGGTCAAGCTCGACAAGGCCGTCAGCAAGGGCGTCGTCCACAAGAACCAGGCGAGCAACCGCAAGTCGTCGATCGCCAAGCAGGTCGCCGCTCTCTGA
- the holA gene encoding DNA polymerase III subunit delta, producing MAAPRSSSRGSGARGGAAVKGAKIPQVPWREPRPAPIVLVSGPEEVLAERAVAGVREYLRAEDPSLEVSDIRADDYAAGTLLGLTSPSLFGEPRLVRVSGVEKCSDAFLQEAVKYIEHPQEGATVILRHTGASVRGKKLLDAVRAGTGDGIEIPCAAVKRDGDRVDFAAGEFKAARKRIAPTALRALVSAFADDLTELAAACQQLIGDVEGDITDDIVTKYYGGRVEVSAFVVADTAIAGRYGEALIALRHALASGADPVPMVAAFAMKLRTMARVAGNREPSRQLAQRLGMKDWQVDRARRDLNGWNERSLGMAIQATARADAEVKGAARDPIFALERMVAVIATREPFGAPTGS from the coding sequence ATGGCCGCCCCTCGTTCCTCCTCCCGCGGATCCGGCGCGCGCGGCGGTGCTGCGGTGAAGGGCGCGAAGATCCCCCAGGTTCCGTGGCGCGAGCCGCGACCCGCGCCGATCGTGCTGGTCTCAGGGCCGGAAGAGGTGCTCGCCGAGCGGGCGGTCGCCGGTGTCCGCGAGTACCTGCGCGCGGAGGATCCCTCCCTCGAGGTCAGCGACATCCGCGCCGACGACTACGCCGCGGGCACCCTGCTCGGGCTCACTTCGCCCTCGCTTTTCGGCGAGCCGCGGCTGGTGCGGGTCTCGGGCGTGGAGAAATGCTCCGACGCGTTCCTGCAGGAGGCCGTGAAGTACATCGAGCACCCGCAGGAGGGCGCCACCGTCATCCTCCGGCACACCGGAGCCAGCGTGCGAGGGAAGAAGCTCCTCGACGCCGTGCGCGCCGGCACCGGCGACGGAATCGAGATCCCCTGCGCCGCCGTCAAGCGCGACGGCGACCGCGTGGACTTCGCGGCGGGGGAGTTCAAGGCGGCGCGCAAGCGCATCGCGCCCACGGCGCTGCGGGCGCTCGTCTCCGCGTTCGCGGATGACCTCACCGAGCTCGCCGCGGCGTGCCAGCAGCTGATCGGAGACGTCGAGGGAGACATCACCGACGACATCGTCACCAAGTACTACGGCGGTCGGGTCGAGGTGTCCGCGTTCGTGGTCGCCGACACCGCCATCGCCGGACGCTACGGCGAGGCGCTGATCGCGCTCCGCCACGCACTGGCATCCGGGGCGGACCCGGTGCCGATGGTCGCGGCGTTCGCGATGAAGCTGCGCACCATGGCGCGAGTCGCCGGCAACCGCGAGCCGAGCCGCCAGCTCGCCCAGCGCCTTGGCATGAAGGACTGGCAGGTCGATCGTGCGCGTCGCGACCTCAACGGCTGGAACGAGCGCTCGCTCGGCATGGCGATCCAGGCCACGGCTCGCGCGGATGCCGAGGTCAAGGGCGCCGCGCGCGACCCGATCTTCGCGCTGGAGCGGATGGTCGCCGTCATCGCGACCCGTGAGCCCTTCGGTGCACCCACGGGTTCCTGA
- a CDS encoding helix-hairpin-helix domain-containing protein, which translates to MPASEPTDAPSRPRLRLGIGAAITLGLVVLSAAVGWGILRGQAAPMDAIALDDGSDSSEVTVDSGGGLYVHVLGEVAHPGLYILDPDARLVDALAAAGGTLETADLKAVNLARPLSDGEQVVVPGQGEETAAGVTGASAVGADGTIDLNAATLADLETLPRIGPALAQRIIDWREENGRFRAVEDLMAVPGIGEKLLAGLQGKVRV; encoded by the coding sequence GTGCCCGCCTCGGAACCGACAGACGCCCCGTCGCGTCCGCGTCTGCGGCTCGGGATCGGCGCGGCCATCACCCTCGGGCTCGTGGTGCTCTCCGCGGCCGTCGGCTGGGGGATCCTGCGCGGGCAGGCCGCCCCGATGGACGCCATCGCGCTCGATGACGGCAGCGACAGCAGCGAGGTGACGGTCGATTCCGGCGGCGGACTGTACGTGCACGTGCTCGGCGAGGTCGCGCACCCCGGGCTGTACATCCTCGATCCGGATGCGCGCCTGGTCGACGCCCTGGCCGCGGCCGGCGGCACGCTGGAGACCGCCGACCTGAAGGCGGTGAACCTCGCCCGTCCGCTCAGCGACGGGGAGCAGGTGGTCGTTCCCGGGCAGGGCGAGGAGACGGCGGCGGGTGTCACTGGCGCCTCCGCGGTCGGCGCGGACGGCACGATCGACCTGAACGCCGCGACGCTGGCCGACCTGGAGACGCTTCCGCGGATCGGACCGGCTCTCGCGCAGCGCATCATCGACTGGCGTGAGGAGAACGGCCGGTTCCGCGCTGTCGAGGACCTCATGGCCGTGCCTGGCATCGGGGAGAAGCTGCTCGCGGGCCTCCAGGGCAAGGTGCGGGTGTGA
- a CDS encoding GH1 family beta-glucosidase: MTSPHTALSDAPRLRWSTATAAFQIEGSRTADGRGRSIWDDFVDRPDAVIDASTADPACDSYRRTADDIELVAGLGVDRYRFSIPWVRIQPGGTGPANQAALDHYSRLVDGLLERGVTPFPTLYHWELPSEIEAAGGWLERDTAERFADYTALVADRLGDRVRGWYTLNEPAMTTLQGYGTGELAPGQQLLFGALPTVHHQLLAHGRASAALRAAGATQVGLTNNHTRVLPASSSDADLMAAFLYDTIHNRMFSEPLLAGAYPDIEALGLPPLPVRDGDLQLISASLDFYGVNFYNPTTVAAPPEDSPLPFELQPTPDAPITGFGWPIVPDALRDLLLDLAHRHPEMPPIIIGENGASFPEPGTATRVQDDDRIAYLSAHIGAVQQAIAQGVRVEEYTIWSLMDNFEWADGYTQRFGLVHVDFDSGIRTPKASYDWYRDLIRASRTDDSRTDDGARR; the protein is encoded by the coding sequence ATGACCTCCCCGCACACTGCCCTCAGCGATGCACCTCGCCTGCGCTGGTCCACCGCCACGGCGGCCTTCCAGATCGAGGGGTCGCGCACCGCCGACGGCCGCGGTCGCTCGATCTGGGACGACTTCGTCGACCGGCCGGATGCCGTCATCGATGCGAGCACGGCCGACCCTGCCTGTGACAGCTACCGGCGCACCGCCGACGACATCGAGCTCGTGGCAGGCCTCGGTGTGGACCGGTACCGCTTCTCGATCCCCTGGGTGCGGATCCAACCCGGCGGCACCGGTCCCGCGAACCAGGCCGCCCTGGATCATTACTCTCGCCTGGTCGACGGACTGCTGGAGCGCGGCGTGACACCGTTTCCCACGCTGTACCACTGGGAGCTGCCCAGCGAGATCGAGGCCGCGGGCGGCTGGCTCGAGCGAGACACCGCAGAGCGCTTCGCCGACTACACGGCCCTCGTCGCCGATCGGCTGGGGGACCGGGTTCGCGGCTGGTACACGCTGAACGAACCCGCCATGACCACGCTGCAGGGTTACGGCACCGGCGAGCTGGCACCGGGGCAGCAGCTGCTGTTCGGCGCGCTGCCCACCGTGCACCACCAGCTGCTCGCCCACGGCAGGGCCTCGGCCGCGCTGCGCGCGGCCGGCGCCACCCAGGTCGGGCTCACCAACAACCACACCCGGGTCCTGCCCGCCAGCTCATCGGATGCCGATCTGATGGCGGCGTTCCTGTACGACACGATCCACAACAGGATGTTCTCCGAACCGCTGCTCGCCGGCGCCTATCCCGACATCGAAGCGCTCGGGCTGCCGCCGCTCCCGGTGCGGGACGGCGACCTGCAGCTGATCTCGGCGTCCCTGGACTTCTACGGAGTCAACTTCTACAACCCGACCACCGTCGCGGCGCCGCCCGAGGACAGCCCGCTGCCCTTCGAGTTGCAGCCGACGCCGGATGCGCCCATCACCGGATTCGGATGGCCGATCGTCCCCGATGCACTGCGCGATCTGCTCCTGGACCTCGCTCACCGGCATCCGGAGATGCCGCCGATCATCATCGGCGAGAACGGCGCCTCCTTCCCGGAGCCTGGCACGGCGACGAGGGTGCAGGACGACGACCGCATCGCGTATCTGAGCGCGCACATCGGCGCCGTGCAGCAGGCGATCGCACAGGGCGTGCGGGTCGAGGAGTACACGATCTGGTCTCTGATGGACAACTTCGAGTGGGCGGACGGCTACACCCAGCGCTTCGGCCTGGTGCATGTCGACTTCGATTCCGGCATCCGCACGCCCAAGGCCTCGTACGACTGGTACCGCGACCTGATCCGCGCCTCTCGCACCGATGACTCGCGCACTGATGACGGAGCCCGTCGATGA
- a CDS encoding MFS transporter, with the protein MTGTTRRGAGWMTLFTLAWLAIWTVQLTPVQLLLPLQLDTPQDDWIRGVVSSGLVLGVGGLAGIVAGPLVGAISDRSRSTRGRRRPWALVGVWIAAVFLVLTGFADGPWLVGACWVGVSIGVSVASAAFTALIADQLPPSQRGAASSAVGSSQAVGIVMGVGLVVLLGLSVLAGYLLLAAVIAVVGTVTALLLPDPPAAASDLPPRTRVRLASLRDRDFAWMLSGRLVANIGNALGTALFLFFLLHGLNQPHAQAQDNLLLLIVVYTVFVVIASVFTGILSDRTGRRRGLTVAATFVQAASGVAIVVVPTFEMTMVAAALMGLGYGAFSTVGLAFATDLLPDEQDHAQDLGIVNVTAALGQLIGPMLGAALVALVGGFWLVFLMAAVLSVAGGLMTGLARQPEPVPAPH; encoded by the coding sequence ATGACCGGCACCACTCGCAGGGGCGCCGGTTGGATGACGCTGTTCACCCTCGCCTGGCTCGCCATCTGGACGGTGCAGCTCACACCCGTCCAACTCCTGCTGCCTCTGCAGCTGGACACTCCGCAGGACGACTGGATCCGCGGCGTGGTCTCCTCGGGCCTGGTGCTCGGCGTCGGCGGTCTCGCCGGCATCGTCGCAGGTCCCCTCGTCGGCGCGATCTCCGACCGCTCGCGCTCCACGCGGGGGAGACGCCGCCCGTGGGCTCTGGTCGGCGTCTGGATCGCGGCCGTGTTCCTCGTGCTGACCGGTTTCGCGGACGGGCCGTGGCTGGTGGGTGCCTGCTGGGTGGGCGTGTCGATCGGAGTCTCCGTGGCATCCGCGGCATTCACGGCGCTGATCGCCGACCAGCTGCCGCCTTCTCAGCGCGGAGCCGCCTCCTCGGCCGTGGGTTCCAGCCAGGCGGTCGGGATCGTCATGGGCGTCGGGCTGGTCGTCCTGCTGGGGCTGAGCGTGCTCGCGGGCTATCTGCTCCTCGCGGCAGTGATCGCCGTCGTCGGCACCGTGACCGCCCTCCTGCTTCCGGACCCGCCCGCCGCCGCATCCGATCTGCCGCCGCGCACGCGGGTGCGGCTGGCGTCGCTGCGCGACCGGGACTTCGCCTGGATGCTCTCCGGGCGTCTGGTCGCCAACATCGGCAACGCGCTGGGCACGGCCCTGTTCCTGTTCTTCCTGCTGCACGGCCTGAACCAGCCCCACGCGCAGGCTCAGGACAATCTGCTCCTGCTCATCGTCGTGTACACGGTGTTCGTCGTGATCGCCTCGGTGTTCACCGGCATCCTCTCCGATCGCACCGGACGTCGTCGCGGCCTGACCGTCGCGGCGACCTTCGTGCAGGCCGCATCCGGGGTGGCCATCGTCGTCGTGCCGACCTTCGAGATGACCATGGTCGCGGCGGCTCTGATGGGACTCGGCTACGGCGCCTTCTCCACCGTCGGTCTGGCTTTCGCCACCGACCTGCTTCCCGACGAGCAGGACCACGCACAGGATCTGGGCATCGTCAACGTCACGGCGGCGCTGGGGCAGCTCATCGGGCCCATGCTCGGTGCGGCGCTGGTCGCGCTGGTCGGCGGATTCTGGCTGGTGTTCCTGATGGCGGCCGTGCTCTCGGTCGCCGGTGGGCTCATGACCGGGCTTGCACGACAGCCAGAGCCAGTCCCAGCACCGCATTGA